The window attttcgtcTTTCTTCGTTCTGAACAGGTCGACATGGTTATAATTCCAGCAACAACTGGGCAAATGGGTGTTCTTCCTGGTCACGTACCTACAATCGCAGAGTTGAAGCCTGGGGTTTTATCAGTACATGAAGGGAGCGAAATCAAAAAATACTTTGTGAGCAGTGGTTTTGCATTCATCCATGGCAACTCATACGCTGACATAATCGCTGTCGAAGCTGTGCCAATAGAACAAATTGATGCTGCCCAAGTACAGAAGGGTCTTGCCGAATTCACCCAAAAGTTGAACTCTGCCTCAACAGACTTGGAAAAAGCCGAAGCCCAAATCGGAGTTGACGTGCACAGTGCTCTGAATTCTGCTCTTACAGGATAGTTTCCCTGGCTCGTAAATCGGCCACCTTTCAGGATTATCTATTTACCAATTGTATGTTCATAACACTGCCTCATTGACATTTTGAGTTGTCTTCTTTGGTGGAAATGCCCTCTGGAACATCATCATCTTGAGGCTTACCTTTCTTgtgttgaatttgaagtgattcacaaataaatatattaggATGGTTTTTTGTGCTTGGCCTTGTAGCAGCAGCTCATAATCTGTTGAAACCATACCTCACAAAAcaaggaaatattttcatttgaatctGTATGGATGATTCAAATCATGTCTTATTTTGCAACAATTTTAAACACAACAATATTCTGAATCTATTTgcattcctttcttttctctttgatGTGATTGACGGTTGTACGGTGTTAGGGTATGTTTGAGAGTGATTATAAAATGTTtcctttgttttaaaaatctattttaaatgacTAGTGTGGTCGAGGATATACTATGAAAAATTAGTAGGCTACTAGGCTATTTAAAgtcttattattgttgtt of the Cucumis sativus cultivar 9930 chromosome 3, Cucumber_9930_V3, whole genome shotgun sequence genome contains:
- the LOC101206104 gene encoding ATP synthase subunit delta', mitochondrial: MFRRASTLLARPFLSARTRSFSTDLPAAGSNQDAFVSAWKKVIPNIDPPKTPLSFMAPRPATPSSIPSKLTVNLVLPYASELSAKEVDMVIIPATTGQMGVLPGHVPTIAELKPGVLSVHEGSEIKKYFVSSGFAFIHGNSYADIIAVEAVPIEQIDAAQVQKGLAEFTQKLNSASTDLEKAEAQIGVDVHSALNSALTG